In Erigeron canadensis isolate Cc75 chromosome 8, C_canadensis_v1, whole genome shotgun sequence, the DNA window tcacctaattgctagttgaattacccaagccggtaccaccaaagcaaagacaactttttccaacaattagtttattgactatcgaattatcaGTTGCACCTATGTGACAACAACGTGGTACCTCCAACCGCtatgaatcacgttgacaaaattaatcttttcttaaaatgacattcactatcataccatgaactagtgataattactcatagacaagtaaccgtcttaaaatcacatatacattcaactggtaccaccaacgaagaattatatgcaaccaatatcaaatttaatcaataaaaagaattaaaatcattaaGATTACAAAACAACGATAAttgaataaacccttttgaattaaaaatattgcaatcacatcattcgtctcattccatcaaggtggatgataaacagtttagccactcatgattaagtaacaataataatcaaataaagagaagaacatattgtaccaatcgtttgagtaaaagagaaaattgcaagacagtaaaTTAAtgcgatctagatgggtgctcgtgaatcttcagtgGATCTgcctaagaaattatcttgcTTGGACACCTGATAGTAAACCttgtagagcagctcctagaaagaaacCTTGATAAGATGGAAAAATAgggtttgtttattatttatactcCCAAAATTCTGATGCAAATTCGTCCAGAAACCCTTCAACCCCGTggacccactgcggcgcagtggggttttgCCTTCCCTCACTGTGGTGCAGTGAGGTTAGTTTGACCTTGACTTTCGGGGATTGCGGCGCAATGGGAATATGAACCCTCCACTGCGGCGTAGCCAAAATCTGCGTCTTTCTATTTCCCATcgatgactgcggcgcagtcaacttcttgccatccccactgcagcgcagtggggtTAAATCAATTAAACTCCGTGGGAtttggctgcggcgcagtgggcatagcctccctccactgcggcgcagtcatagcTTGTGTAAGACAAACTTTTTTCGATCTCGAATACAATCCGAACTCCTCCGTCTTTTCCACTTAAATCAACTCTCAATCATTCAAATCAACTTCTAGGCCAATAATCTTCCGTAAAtgcaccaaatgaacgcgtaacctgtttagagcctgtaaacaccaacaaacaccataaacgcgccaaatgcatatgAAAACGACTTAAAATACATAAGAAATAGGCCAATAATAATGTGGGTGATgagtataaattggtcacatcattAGCCTTTCTCTCTCCATTATCCTTTTACTCCCCTTTTTCTcactttcaaaattcaaaagaccTGCccattttacacacactttAAACACCTTGTAAAACATACCACTTGATGTCATAGTTCAAATGTGGCATCCCTCTTTGCTTGACAACACAAATTTGTGATGTCATTTTGAAACTCTCCTTTAGTATGAAAGGgggataataaataaataatttatttacaatttaGCCCCTCAAgtagtaatatatttatataatcaatTTACAAGTTTTAAAAGGTTTCAGTTTAACCCCTGTAATGTTTtagtttctattttattttattttatatatataatacatgtaatattttttttaataataaaatgtgttttaattataataaagtgtttctttaatttttggaaaaataaaaatgaaataatataataatggatgaatagtgttagaagtgggttaAAAGTGAGAGTTATAAGGGGGGGGTGTTCTTGATGTGTCTAGaagtgatgaatagtgttagaagttgGTTAGAAGTAGTTccttataaggagaggcctaacTAAGTCCatatattaatcaataaatattaataatccATTTTTGTTCATACACGATTACAAACCATAACCCTTTGACCCATAGACAAACCCGATTGGATCATGGCAGATATGTAATGTTAGTGAAGCACCCATACATAACCCTTTTACCACGTGCTTtagctttttttaaaattaaaataataataaataatggcTAATTGGCCGTCATATGTATGCTAAATAGGAAAGCATAATGACATGGGTAATGATCAATTCTTCTAATTGTTTAGTTTAAAAATCCTCCTTTAATAGGAtcgtgacatgtggaaaatcaggaGGTGAaattaggaaaaagaattagtggattaTATGTGTTAACAAGTAAATacattaagaggatttttagggaAATTGgttaagaggatttatcattttcctaataaCATATTACAATAGAAGCATTATATCAAATAACAATCAAATATAGACCTGTTGTCAAGCAAGTGCAGCCGAAACAAACAAGCAGGACCTAAAGATTGTAAAGATGATTCACAAAAAAGATTTTTGAGTTCATGTTCTTCAAATAGAGGTTTAAAACCTCTCTAAAGGGGTTAAACCCTTTTCAGTAGTGTTTTTCTTTGAGTACGAAAGCCTACCAATGAGTTAGTTTTTGAGATACCTCTAGTTTTTAACTTAAGTCGTGTGATTAAGGATGACAACGGGGCGGGTATTGTCGGGAATCTTGATCCCCATCCCTGTCTGGGATATAAATTACATCTTCATACCTGTCTCCGTTGGATATCGAGGatcctttttttttagtaaacataaatttatttattgtaGCATAAGATCAAATAGTAGAACATGTAGTtcgacatttttttttatatataaactaatatcgatattaactaaatgataaataaaatataacacataaaaagtattaaataaaaactttaaacctaaaataattttaacatataaaaaaaacgtaAAGTAATTCTAATAAATTTATAGTATTTTTGGTTTGGGGTATGTGGATCGGGGGTCTGGGATCTACGATTCGGGTACGGTATTTTTTCATCCCGTGAAGTTTTCAGACAGAGGTTTACAACAAAGACGAATTAGATCAAAACCATTAATTAcgaaagttaaaaacaaaaggTTCAAGTGGCAGTTTACAACAAAGACGAATGAGAAAAAATCGGAACACACTCGTTAGTAGAATAGTAGAGACTATAGGGGCTACCCCTCAACAAAAGTCCTTCCTCCCTGACCCTGACCCTGACCCTGACCCTGCCTCCATCAACATCAACCTCAATACATCATCAATCAACTTTATTGTTACTTTCCCATTTCTCTCTGCAATCCTCCCCTCAAAATCAACCCAATCCCTTCACcaagattcaaactttttttcatcacaaactAGGGTTTTTCTTCCTTTCCAATATGGCAGTCAGGGGAGTTGATTTTAAGTGGTTAGTTTTTCCAATTtttcataaatcttttgaattttgCTATCCACAGCCCCCCTTAACACTTATCTGCGTGTTTGTTAACTGTAGCCTAAACTTATGTCTAGCAAagatcttttcttttattatcaAATTTATTGCTATAACTTTTTTACTAGTTTTTCTCTATATCTCAAATTTTTGCAGGTATGATGGGTTTTTCCTGTCAATGCTTGCCACTAGTATGtatcctttgtttttttttatttgagtatatagatataagtaTGTGTTTTGTGGTTCTTGACTAATGCTACTAATAGAATAATTGTTGCGATTAATTGGAAGCGATATCATCTATGTACACACCCATTACACATATGGATAGTGGTGGGTATCTACTCGCTATAAAGTTTGGATCTTTATTGctgttatataaattttgattaGTTGAGTGTACTTATGGTTATTTTAATTAGGTTGATTATACTACGGTTTTCATTTTTCGGTTGTTGATGTTTTTGGACAATGGGATAGCTGCTGGAATGGGATTGTAAGTTATATCTTTACTCTTGATGGTTGGTCTTATTTATAGCGAGCTACCTTAAGATTTTCTGCAAGTTATTGATATTAGTTAAAGTGTTATGTGTATGATAATAAGTTTGACATTTTAGGGTAATCAGTGTTTGGATATGTgtttttaaagtgatttttgcGACTTAAAAAATCACTGCGGTTTGCGGCATACTTAGTTAACTTAATTTCATAATAGCTTGGAAGTTATACATTTTTCTTTAGGGCTAGTGTCATAGAATAGGAATATTCTTTAAGCGGTGGTCTGTTTTGGTACTTATAACCTTTGTCTATTAGTTCGGTAATATAAGCTTATGAACAGCCTCCTCTGATGATAACGACTTTAGGTGAATGACGtaaagaattaataaccatatacTAGTAAAAAAGACCTTTAGATACCAAATAATGACAAAAGAAACTTTATTTGCCAAATAAGAATGTTCCAAAACTTATAATGAACAAAACCGACCGCCATATAAAGTATATTGATCATTGATGTACTTTGACATTTTCCCCGTTTATGAATAATGCATATTTTCGGACAACAACTTCTTACCTGAATCAATAATTCAACTAATAGTTAGAATATCAGAATCACTTTAACTGTACATCCAAATACCATGAAAGCTTGGAACTTTTTGAGTATGCTATTACCCACTAGTTgctgttgaattttttttgttcatttcttTCTGGATACTTGTTTGTGAGGATCAAGTACAATTTGTAATCATTAAGTTATTATCTAAAATGATGCAGGGATTTTGGTCGGCAGCAGAGACAAGCTCGTTTTTGTGGAAGAGTAGTGGTGTTGTCCATTCTTTCTGTGTTTCTTTATCCATTTTTATGGACATGGACTATCATAGGTTCTCTATGGTTCAGCAGTTCAAAAGACTGTGTATGCATCCTATTTAGTTTCTTcagtaaaatatatgtttggGTGGGGATGGGAGTATGAGATAGATTACAATGTTAATATATTCCATTTCAGCTTCCCGAAGAAGGTCAGAAATGGGGTTTCCTTATATGGTTGCTCTTTAGCTACAGTGGGCTCCTTTGCATTGCTGGCATGTGTATGAGAAAGGTATATAAACTAAGATTGAGATGCATTGGCTTTTTGAACAGCTTTTAACATGTATGTTTATTTAATTTCCACTGTACAGTGGTTAATACGAAGGCATGCTCATTCAATACGTGCTCAACAAGGAATTCCTATTTCGGAATACGGGGTACCTTCaaagttttgagttttgacttACTTTTCTTGTACATGACACATATAAGTTATTTTAGCATATTGTCATTTCTGTGCTCTAGGTGCTTGTTGATATGGTTCGTGTACCAGATTGGGCATTTGAAACTGCTGCTGGTCAAGAGATGAGAGGCATGGGTCAAGATACCGCTTCGTATCATCCTGGGCTCTACTTAACAGAACCCCAGGTAA includes these proteins:
- the LOC122578663 gene encoding E3 ubiquitin-protein ligase SIS3-like is translated as MAVRGVDFKWYDGFFLSMLATSIIIVAINWKRYHLCTHPLHIWIVVDYTTVFIFRLLMFLDNGIAAGMGLDFGRQQRQARFCGRVVVLSILSVFLYPFLWTWTIIGSLWFSSSKDCLPEEGQKWGFLIWLLFSYSGLLCIAGMCMRKWLIRRHAHSIRAQQGIPISEYGVLVDMVRVPDWAFETAAGQEMRGMGQDTASYHPGLYLTEPQREAVEALIQELPKFMLKAVPTDCSECPICLEEFHVGNEVRGLPCAHNFHVACIDEWLRLNVKCPRCRCSVFPNLDLSALSTIPADPDRLTLSTTRYLRSQPSSQSYLLRMQGFLRPIRTGNSGSTSASTSSSDPDTVLETIENGGPLPMNQNLRSSTEPEH